A genomic stretch from Sulfobacillus thermosulfidooxidans includes:
- a CDS encoding xanthine dehydrogenase family protein molybdopterin-binding subunit, translating to MMKKEVIEMAQVIGQPLKRQEDIRLIRGQGQYTDDIKLPGMLYAYILRSPYAHAKILSIDTTVAKTMPGVVAIFTGNDLKDEVGLIPTAWIPPDSDLHVPPHPALAYDTVRYQGDGVAVIIAESPYQAQDAAFKISVQYKPLPVVTDPRDAVQDQAPLVHSEIAHNIAFHWRAGDNLDDIFSQADVVVKQQFRQQRLIPSAMEPRCAVADYHGATGELTLWATTQNPHIHRLLMSGILGISEHKLRVIAIDVGGAFGSKISCYPDEVIVSWASQKLHRPVKWTETRQENFLVTTHGRDHVEEVELAGTRDGHIQAVRVKVYANMGAYLSTAAPGVPTILFGLIINGAYKIAHASSEVFGVLTHTTPVDAYRGAGRPEATFLIERMVDLYALAIQMDPLDVRKKNLIRPDEFPFTNPFGLEYDSGNYQATLDKALQIFNYEEFRRDQENLRKQGKYIGVGFSTYVEMCGLGPSEVAGAVGFQGGLWESATVRVHPTGKVSVFTGASPHGQGEETTFAQIVAEELGIPIEDIEVIHGDTAQIAMGWGTYGSRTTAVGGAAIHMANQKVIEKARKIAAHKLEVNEDDVVFDKGVFMVKGLPARSIQFQQVALDAYLAWNLPPGIEPALEGTAFYNPKNFTYPFGVHIAVVSVDTDTGDITLMRYIAVDDVGKIINPMIVEGQVHGGLVQGIGQALWEGAEFDNQGQLITGSFLDYTVPKARFFPRFETAHTETPSPHNPLGVKGVGETGAIASTPAIVNAVMDALRPFNIFDLPMPLTPHKVWNAIRQAQLSS from the coding sequence ATGATGAAAAAAGAGGTGATTGAAATGGCTCAAGTGATTGGACAACCCCTAAAACGGCAAGAAGATATTCGGTTGATTCGCGGTCAAGGGCAATATACCGATGACATCAAATTGCCAGGAATGCTGTATGCCTACATTCTCAGAAGTCCTTATGCGCACGCAAAAATTTTGTCCATTGACACGACCGTGGCCAAGACAATGCCAGGCGTTGTAGCCATCTTTACAGGAAATGATTTAAAAGACGAGGTTGGACTGATTCCTACCGCATGGATTCCACCGGATTCTGATTTGCATGTTCCACCACATCCAGCTTTAGCCTATGACACGGTGCGTTATCAAGGAGATGGTGTGGCTGTTATCATCGCGGAAAGTCCCTATCAAGCACAAGATGCGGCCTTCAAAATATCTGTTCAATATAAACCCTTGCCAGTTGTCACCGATCCCCGTGACGCCGTGCAGGATCAAGCCCCCTTAGTACATTCCGAAATAGCTCATAATATCGCATTTCATTGGCGAGCGGGAGATAACCTGGATGATATTTTTTCCCAAGCAGACGTTGTTGTAAAGCAACAATTTCGCCAACAACGTCTGATTCCCAGTGCGATGGAACCGCGGTGTGCTGTTGCTGACTATCACGGGGCAACAGGCGAATTGACGCTATGGGCAACGACCCAAAATCCTCACATTCACCGCCTGCTAATGTCTGGCATTTTAGGCATCTCTGAACATAAATTGCGTGTCATCGCCATTGATGTGGGAGGTGCATTTGGAAGCAAGATTTCTTGTTATCCCGATGAAGTGATTGTATCTTGGGCCAGTCAAAAATTACACCGGCCAGTAAAATGGACGGAAACCCGGCAGGAAAATTTTCTTGTTACCACGCATGGCCGCGATCATGTTGAGGAAGTGGAATTGGCGGGAACACGAGATGGCCATATCCAAGCCGTTCGGGTGAAAGTCTATGCCAATATGGGGGCCTATCTGTCGACGGCTGCTCCCGGAGTTCCAACCATCTTATTTGGTTTAATTATTAATGGTGCGTATAAGATTGCTCATGCATCTTCAGAAGTATTTGGGGTCTTGACGCATACCACACCAGTAGATGCTTACCGGGGAGCGGGACGTCCTGAGGCCACGTTTTTGATTGAACGCATGGTCGACCTTTATGCTTTAGCCATTCAAATGGATCCTCTCGACGTTCGGAAAAAGAATCTCATTCGACCCGATGAATTTCCCTTTACCAATCCTTTTGGTCTCGAATATGATAGCGGCAATTATCAAGCGACACTCGATAAGGCTTTGCAAATCTTTAACTATGAGGAGTTTCGCCGAGATCAAGAAAATTTGCGGAAGCAAGGGAAATATATTGGTGTCGGTTTCAGCACTTACGTAGAGATGTGTGGTTTAGGCCCTTCGGAAGTGGCAGGGGCTGTGGGATTTCAAGGAGGATTGTGGGAGAGTGCGACCGTACGGGTTCATCCGACTGGCAAAGTGAGCGTATTTACTGGGGCGTCGCCTCATGGGCAAGGTGAAGAAACCACCTTTGCCCAAATTGTCGCGGAGGAACTCGGGATTCCTATTGAGGATATTGAAGTGATTCATGGGGATACAGCACAAATTGCGATGGGTTGGGGAACTTATGGATCACGTACGACGGCAGTAGGTGGTGCGGCCATTCACATGGCGAATCAAAAAGTGATTGAGAAAGCACGCAAGATTGCAGCTCATAAACTCGAAGTCAATGAGGATGACGTGGTTTTTGACAAAGGTGTGTTTATGGTTAAGGGATTGCCAGCAAGGAGCATTCAGTTTCAACAAGTGGCACTAGACGCGTATCTGGCTTGGAATTTGCCTCCAGGAATCGAACCCGCATTAGAAGGAACCGCTTTTTATAATCCCAAAAACTTTACGTATCCCTTTGGGGTCCATATTGCCGTTGTGTCCGTCGATACGGATACCGGGGATATTACTTTGATGCGTTATATCGCGGTCGATGACGTCGGGAAAATTATTAATCCCATGATTGTCGAAGGTCAAGTGCATGGAGGACTCGTGCAGGGCATTGGCCAAGCATTATGGGAAGGTGCGGAATTTGATAACCAGGGTCAATTAATTACTGGATCGTTTTTGGACTATACGGTGCCTAAAGCCCGATTCTTTCCGCGATTCGAGACGGCACATACTGAAACGCCCTCACCTCATAATCCCCTAGGAGTTAAAGGTGTCGGAGAAACCGGAGCCATCGCCTCGACCCCAGCCATCGTCAATGCCGTGATGGATGCCTTACGGCCCTTTAACATTTTCGATTTACCGATGCCGCTGACTCCTCATAAGGTCTGGAATGCGATTCGTCAAGCCCAGTTGTCTTCATAA
- a CDS encoding diacylglycerol/lipid kinase family protein, which yields MTNVPQWAQGPLRAIINPYAGRDRASKKWYNLLHSLTPWGLSVENWVTTSPKDAEKLAQRAVDEQASAIFVVGGDGTLNEVINGLLHAKGPLPLIILVPLGTGSDFNRTLNVLTPFHYIPEKFWSQIFAMQPAMVDVGHLQLATPQGTISRYFINVADCGLGGLTARIVNNRSKYFGARMSFIAGSLEAYTLFHPSHVTLTIDGHSQNLSPLVVAMANGAYFGGGMKIAPDASPSDGLLDVVIVDQVARSFFLRHFVDVYQGRHMRLTGVNMIRAQQITMACEDIMDVDIDGEDYQAKTLHCQVIPHKLAILKPSP from the coding sequence ATGACGAATGTCCCACAATGGGCGCAAGGTCCCTTGCGCGCCATCATCAACCCCTACGCAGGACGAGACCGGGCTAGTAAAAAATGGTATAACTTACTGCATTCCTTAACGCCATGGGGACTTTCTGTTGAAAACTGGGTTACCACATCACCCAAAGATGCTGAAAAATTGGCTCAACGCGCCGTCGACGAACAGGCTTCGGCTATATTCGTAGTGGGCGGGGATGGCACTCTAAACGAAGTGATTAATGGCCTTCTTCACGCGAAAGGTCCTTTACCCTTGATCATTCTTGTTCCCCTCGGCACAGGAAGTGATTTTAACCGGACATTAAATGTTTTAACTCCATTTCATTATATTCCCGAGAAATTTTGGTCCCAAATTTTCGCTATGCAGCCCGCCATGGTGGATGTGGGCCATCTGCAATTAGCCACACCTCAAGGGACTATTTCGCGATATTTTATCAATGTTGCCGATTGTGGCTTGGGTGGCTTGACAGCCCGAATTGTAAATAATCGGTCCAAGTATTTCGGGGCTCGCATGTCATTTATTGCCGGATCCCTCGAAGCATATACGCTATTCCACCCTTCGCATGTCACCTTAACTATTGATGGACACTCACAGAATCTGTCTCCGTTAGTCGTTGCGATGGCTAATGGCGCTTATTTTGGTGGTGGAATGAAAATCGCTCCGGATGCAAGTCCGAGTGATGGTCTACTTGACGTGGTTATCGTGGATCAAGTGGCTCGTTCTTTTTTCTTGCGTCATTTTGTTGACGTCTACCAGGGACGTCATATGCGCCTGACCGGCGTGAATATGATTCGTGCTCAACAAATTACGATGGCGTGTGAGGATATCATGGACGTCGACATCGATGGGGAAGACTATCAAGCCAAAACGCTGCATTGTCAGGTGATTCCTCATAAACTGGCCATATTAAAACCATCGCCTTAA
- a CDS encoding MBL fold metallo-hydrolase, translated as MKSALIVVAEGVWQTPVASNTLPPYNHTHCYWIDTGQGFILVDTGDGVLGTEQLYEAYVALGRPPMQAVIVTHGHHDHVGGAQWAYDQWRVPVWLNFKDWELLPEVLRSASYWQDLGRVRSKEFFGMELIDAPGHTPGQINLFLPKHRLLFAGDNLLGNSTSVITPPYGHLRTYLQTLERLAQYDAQVVLPAHGDVITNPARYITLYQRHRKERLAQIRHALQAHPLSAQELAAQLYPGALQFLGTRMMLSHLQYLMEEQEVTLLEDEIHYRLIAP; from the coding sequence GTGAAGTCCGCGCTGATTGTGGTGGCAGAGGGTGTCTGGCAAACTCCTGTAGCGTCCAACACTTTGCCGCCATACAACCATACACATTGTTATTGGATAGACACAGGCCAAGGGTTTATCTTAGTGGACACTGGAGATGGGGTGTTAGGTACTGAGCAGCTTTATGAAGCCTATGTTGCCTTAGGTCGACCGCCGATGCAGGCTGTGATAGTGACCCACGGTCATCATGATCATGTGGGCGGGGCACAGTGGGCTTATGATCAGTGGCGGGTGCCCGTCTGGCTGAATTTTAAGGATTGGGAACTCTTGCCGGAGGTTTTGCGATCGGCTTCTTATTGGCAAGATCTGGGTAGGGTACGATCCAAAGAATTCTTCGGGATGGAACTCATTGATGCCCCGGGCCATACTCCAGGACAAATAAATCTGTTTTTACCAAAACACCGCCTTTTATTTGCTGGCGATAACCTTTTAGGCAATAGTACAAGTGTCATTACACCGCCCTATGGACACCTACGTACGTATTTGCAAACGCTTGAACGGTTAGCGCAATATGATGCGCAAGTCGTGCTCCCAGCACATGGGGATGTCATCACCAATCCAGCCCGTTATATCACGCTTTATCAGCGTCACCGTAAAGAACGGTTGGCCCAAATTCGCCATGCTTTACAGGCGCATCCATTATCTGCCCAGGAATTGGCCGCACAGCTCTATCCGGGAGCGTTACAATTCTTAGGAACACGGATGATGTTGTCTCATCTGCAATATCTTATGGAGGAGCAGGAAGTTACGTTGTTGGAAGATGAAATCCATTACCGTCTTATTGCACCCTAA
- a CDS encoding NADP-dependent oxidoreductase, protein MVIDQYGPPEVLHGASVELGTLGPFDVLIKNYATSVNPVDWKVRQGYLQARLPLKFPAILGWDAAGIIVQVGPSVSRFHVGDKVFTRPAIDRPGTYAEYVVVHENLVAAKPSSLSFLEAACVPLAGLTAWEALVEYAHIGPGQHVLIHGGAGGVGSYAIQLAKAMGAYVVTTTRKINSEYVESLGADRVIDYESQAFETIIRDIDVVLDTMGGTVQEKSFAVLKPGGILVSIAQPPDQKRAKEFHVKAVWFFLEPDGKKLQQLGQLFAGGKMKPTVGNVFALRDIQNAHVLSQSGHSVGKIGIVIDPEKAYQH, encoded by the coding sequence ATGGTTATTGATCAATACGGGCCCCCAGAAGTATTACATGGAGCATCGGTTGAGTTGGGAACCCTAGGGCCTTTTGATGTGCTCATCAAGAATTATGCAACATCAGTAAATCCTGTTGATTGGAAAGTCCGGCAAGGCTATTTGCAAGCACGATTGCCCCTCAAATTCCCCGCCATCTTAGGATGGGATGCAGCCGGAATTATTGTCCAGGTAGGTCCTAGTGTAAGTCGTTTTCATGTTGGCGACAAAGTGTTTACCCGCCCAGCGATAGATAGACCGGGAACCTATGCCGAGTATGTTGTGGTTCACGAAAATCTAGTGGCGGCAAAGCCCTCATCTTTAAGCTTTCTTGAGGCGGCCTGTGTCCCGTTAGCGGGTCTGACTGCTTGGGAGGCGCTCGTGGAATATGCCCATATTGGTCCCGGACAGCATGTTTTGATTCATGGCGGTGCGGGAGGGGTGGGAAGTTATGCCATTCAATTAGCCAAAGCCATGGGAGCCTATGTGGTGACCACAACTCGAAAGATTAATAGCGAATATGTAGAAAGTTTAGGCGCTGATCGTGTAATTGATTATGAGTCACAAGCATTTGAAACGATAATCCGCGACATTGATGTGGTACTGGATACCATGGGAGGAACCGTTCAAGAGAAAAGTTTTGCTGTCCTAAAACCCGGCGGTATTTTGGTGTCCATAGCGCAACCACCGGATCAAAAGCGCGCCAAAGAGTTTCACGTTAAGGCCGTCTGGTTTTTTCTCGAACCCGATGGGAAAAAATTGCAACAGCTGGGCCAACTATTTGCCGGCGGCAAGATGAAACCAACGGTCGGGAACGTTTTTGCATTACGCGACATTCAAAATGCTCATGTATTAAGCCAAAGTGGTCATAGCGTCGGTAAAATAGGCATTGTGATTGATCCAGAAAAGGCCTACCAACATTAA
- a CDS encoding XdhC family protein encodes MSSIREAQKIFEAIFRAENEGHHSCLLMITAVNGSAYRRPGAKMMMADDGRMVGTLSGGCLEGDLYHYAEAVMKTQVPQMHHYNLVEDEMWGLGIGCKGEIDVLIEPIGVNYSFWQEFFQEINQDVPLLLGLQLPQGERFYHSASGEKASLLSCNIPVEVAEFPYSAPTIVQDDILLDYLVPPPKLIVAGAGHDAKPVVELARRVGFDVYILDCRPLFNNSREFPWATEWIVEEDGVSHRRELHGAFWLIMNHHQARDEAALLQAMHAHSRYIGVLGPLARTRDMLKNLHATPVDNLPIFSPVGLDLGAETPEEVAISIVSELMMIRQETQGGHLTGREKIHWPSGPSGYSKESKPRLAQ; translated from the coding sequence ATGTCTTCAATTCGTGAAGCCCAAAAGATTTTTGAGGCTATCTTTCGAGCTGAAAATGAGGGCCATCACAGTTGTCTTCTTATGATTACAGCGGTCAACGGGTCCGCATATCGAAGACCGGGAGCAAAAATGATGATGGCAGATGATGGGCGTATGGTCGGAACATTAAGTGGAGGTTGTCTTGAAGGGGATTTGTACCACTATGCCGAGGCAGTGATGAAGACCCAGGTTCCCCAGATGCATCATTACAATTTAGTGGAAGATGAAATGTGGGGATTAGGAATTGGGTGCAAGGGCGAAATTGACGTGTTAATCGAACCCATCGGCGTGAATTATTCCTTTTGGCAAGAATTTTTCCAAGAGATTAATCAAGATGTGCCTCTCCTTTTGGGCTTGCAGCTGCCCCAAGGTGAACGCTTCTATCACAGTGCATCGGGTGAGAAGGCGAGTTTGCTGTCTTGTAACATCCCCGTTGAGGTAGCCGAATTTCCCTATTCCGCGCCCACTATCGTGCAAGATGATATACTCTTGGATTATCTTGTGCCACCTCCGAAGCTCATTGTGGCGGGAGCGGGACATGATGCGAAACCTGTTGTCGAACTGGCCAGGCGCGTGGGTTTTGATGTTTATATTCTTGATTGCCGCCCTCTGTTTAATAATTCCCGGGAATTTCCTTGGGCCACGGAGTGGATTGTCGAAGAGGATGGGGTGTCTCACCGACGTGAATTACATGGCGCCTTTTGGCTCATTATGAATCATCATCAAGCACGCGATGAGGCGGCGTTATTACAGGCGATGCACGCTCACTCTCGCTATATTGGCGTTCTCGGGCCGTTAGCGAGAACCCGGGATATGCTAAAAAATCTACATGCGACGCCTGTGGACAATTTACCGATCTTTTCTCCCGTAGGACTTGACCTCGGGGCAGAAACCCCTGAGGAAGTGGCGATCAGTATTGTGAGTGAACTCATGATGATTCGTCAAGAAACTCAAGGGGGACACCTTACCGGCCGTGAGAAAATTCACTGGCCATCTGGGCCATCTGGGTATAGCAAAGAGTCAAAACCCAGGTTAGCGCAGTAA
- a CDS encoding VWA domain-containing protein, with protein sequence MTALSHNLWALARGLRRLGFSINVTDLKDVEIALSVTQDFSVRGLHDIIENLWVKSLWQKQVFDQAYTLWVHALLDNLPIAGNLPGISPLPKALPQSKQVTWMSQQIARVRVMAPETVNLHIHTASDTERLYGKEPPTAHDVWNLRHQFLKMPHHNRHGYRKVSAKRGRAWDLSKTLRKSLTSGELMQWFYHTNRPKRRKTVVLWDLSQSMAPFIPVFFPFLYGLIHSSELIEIWGFSTRLTLVNPLLQGETVNNAYRALFRRVPDLGGGTRLEESLLALTMKIKPYLRHHTDLILITDGYEAGECVHLESLIARLKRLTHLLIWWNPWLADPHYEIVSHAGRILQQYCRLERAGSLGDCFIAWNRLA encoded by the coding sequence ATGACAGCGCTATCTCATAATTTATGGGCATTGGCCCGGGGGTTGAGACGCTTGGGATTTTCCATAAATGTGACCGATCTGAAAGACGTGGAGATCGCTTTATCTGTTACACAGGATTTCTCGGTTAGGGGACTGCATGACATTATAGAAAATTTATGGGTGAAATCTCTGTGGCAGAAACAGGTTTTCGATCAGGCTTACACCTTATGGGTCCACGCATTGCTGGATAATTTGCCCATAGCGGGGAATCTTCCTGGGATTTCCCCTTTGCCCAAGGCCCTGCCACAAAGCAAACAAGTCACGTGGATGTCCCAACAAATCGCTCGTGTTCGAGTTATGGCGCCGGAGACAGTGAATCTTCACATCCATACAGCGAGCGACACAGAACGCCTTTATGGGAAAGAGCCGCCCACAGCCCATGACGTCTGGAATTTGCGTCATCAGTTTCTCAAAATGCCTCATCATAATCGACATGGCTACCGCAAAGTTTCGGCAAAACGAGGACGGGCATGGGATTTATCCAAGACGTTAAGAAAAAGCCTAACTTCGGGTGAATTGATGCAGTGGTTTTATCACACTAATCGGCCGAAGAGGCGCAAAACAGTTGTGTTGTGGGATCTCAGTCAATCCATGGCTCCATTTATCCCTGTCTTTTTTCCGTTCTTATATGGACTGATTCATTCGTCCGAGTTGATTGAGATATGGGGATTTAGCACGCGGTTGACTCTTGTGAATCCTCTGTTGCAGGGGGAGACGGTGAACAATGCGTACCGGGCTTTATTTCGCCGGGTCCCGGATCTTGGTGGGGGTACGCGACTTGAAGAATCCCTTTTGGCCTTAACAATGAAAATCAAGCCCTATCTTCGCCATCACACGGATCTGATTCTTATAACGGACGGGTATGAGGCCGGAGAGTGCGTGCATTTGGAGAGCCTTATCGCTCGACTTAAACGTCTTACCCACCTGCTAATTTGGTGGAATCCATGGCTTGCCGATCCGCACTATGAAATTGTGAGCCATGCCGGCCGGATTCTTCAGCAGTATTGTCGTCTGGAGCGTGCGGGTTCTCTCGGCGATTGTTTCATTGCCTGGAACCGCCTAGCATAA
- a CDS encoding SRPBCC family protein has product MQLSGSKIIPASAEKAYALLTNPEVLMRTMPGLKQLTPSPSGGYAAEMEMGVAAVKGKYQGHMQIHDAIAPQSYRLVLDGQGPGGFVSVDMRVEFEPNENGTAVRYEGEANVGGTIASMGQRMIHGVANYLVNQFVTAVAKEAERDMVS; this is encoded by the coding sequence ATGCAATTATCAGGAAGCAAAATAATTCCCGCCTCCGCCGAAAAAGCCTATGCCTTATTGACAAACCCCGAGGTATTGATGCGTACGATGCCGGGTTTAAAACAACTGACACCCTCGCCATCAGGCGGTTATGCTGCGGAGATGGAAATGGGGGTCGCGGCCGTCAAAGGAAAATACCAGGGCCACATGCAGATCCACGATGCGATAGCACCACAATCATACCGGTTAGTGCTTGACGGGCAGGGACCCGGGGGATTTGTTTCGGTAGATATGAGAGTGGAATTTGAACCCAATGAGAACGGCACTGCTGTTCGATATGAGGGCGAAGCCAATGTTGGCGGCACCATTGCCTCTATGGGGCAACGTATGATCCATGGTGTGGCCAATTACCTAGTCAACCAATTTGTCACAGCCGTAGCCAAAGAAGCTGAAAGGGATATGGTGTCTTAG
- a CDS encoding FAD binding domain-containing protein, whose product MYTASFEYRRANSVDEALHWLAADPENSKILAGGHSLLPLMKLMLAEPQILIDIGRIRSLQGILVEDNWLRIGAYTTYAEIINNEEIARFCPLLAQVAATIGDVQVRNRGTIGGSLCHADPQADMPAAALALDAEVVIESPRGQRVEPVNGFFQAPFMTSLAADEILTAIRIPKIPAPVLSTYVKRSHPASGYPIIGVALWVRMDGGVIRQCHLAITGIAMLPFRAFKVEEYLQGRTLDPETIARVSSLAEEDGILEEDEDGYKSHLLRVYVERAFWQLVPSVKDE is encoded by the coding sequence GTGTACACAGCATCATTCGAATACCGGCGGGCAAATTCTGTTGATGAAGCATTACACTGGTTAGCAGCCGATCCCGAAAACAGCAAGATTTTAGCGGGAGGCCATAGCTTATTGCCGTTGATGAAACTCATGTTAGCCGAACCTCAAATTCTTATTGATATCGGGCGTATTCGTTCACTTCAGGGGATCTTGGTAGAGGACAATTGGCTTCGCATTGGAGCCTACACGACCTATGCAGAAATTATAAACAATGAGGAGATTGCCCGTTTTTGTCCCTTGTTGGCGCAAGTGGCTGCGACCATTGGCGATGTCCAGGTGAGAAATCGAGGAACCATTGGCGGCAGTTTGTGTCATGCCGATCCGCAAGCTGACATGCCGGCAGCGGCTTTAGCTTTAGATGCTGAGGTTGTTATCGAAAGTCCCCGGGGCCAGCGCGTTGAACCGGTAAACGGATTTTTTCAAGCACCTTTTATGACCTCATTAGCGGCGGACGAAATTCTTACAGCTATACGGATTCCTAAAATACCTGCACCTGTGCTGAGCACATATGTGAAACGTTCTCATCCAGCCTCCGGTTATCCCATCATTGGCGTCGCTTTGTGGGTAAGGATGGACGGAGGGGTGATAAGGCAATGTCATCTTGCCATTACAGGGATTGCGATGTTACCCTTCCGGGCTTTTAAGGTGGAAGAGTATTTGCAAGGCCGGACGCTGGATCCCGAAACGATAGCAAGGGTTAGTTCATTGGCGGAAGAAGATGGGATTCTGGAAGAGGATGAGGATGGATACAAAAGCCATCTCTTGCGAGTTTATGTGGAACGTGCGTTTTGGCAACTGGTACCGTCAGTAAAAGACGAGTGA
- a CDS encoding AAA family ATPase — MRQFNNIDEVLGRLADQQYLADRSLATAIFLCIKLERPLFIEGEPGVGKTAVAQALADIFNVPLIRLQCYEGIDRESALYEWNYPKQLLAIRMQENSWRSDAPMESSLESSLYQEEFLLKRPLYNALRPRGPAPVLLIDEIDRSDDEFEAFLLEILSEFQITIPELGTIKAQEKPFVVLTSNRTRDVHDALKRRCIYHWLDYPNFSRELNIVQMKVPGLDAQLAEDIVRYVQELRQHSFDKRPGLAETLDWAKALQALFVTQLDAQLIEETIGCLLKDRDDVMLLRSGNSLTLMERILGEIKGS, encoded by the coding sequence ATGAGACAGTTTAACAATATCGATGAGGTCTTAGGACGTCTTGCGGACCAGCAGTATTTGGCCGATAGATCTTTAGCTACCGCTATCTTTCTCTGTATCAAATTGGAACGCCCTTTATTTATTGAAGGCGAACCGGGAGTAGGGAAGACAGCCGTAGCTCAGGCTTTGGCGGACATATTCAATGTGCCTCTCATTCGGCTACAATGTTATGAGGGCATCGACCGGGAAAGTGCCTTGTATGAATGGAATTATCCAAAGCAATTGTTGGCCATTCGTATGCAGGAAAATTCTTGGCGGTCTGATGCGCCAATGGAGTCATCGCTGGAATCATCATTATATCAAGAGGAGTTTTTGCTAAAACGCCCCTTATATAATGCTCTGCGTCCAAGAGGACCGGCTCCGGTTTTGCTGATTGACGAAATCGATCGCAGTGATGACGAATTCGAAGCCTTTTTGCTGGAAATTTTATCCGAGTTTCAAATAACCATTCCGGAATTGGGGACCATTAAAGCGCAGGAAAAACCCTTTGTGGTGCTCACGTCCAATCGAACGCGCGATGTGCATGATGCCTTAAAACGCCGCTGTATCTATCATTGGTTAGACTATCCGAACTTTTCACGTGAACTGAACATTGTGCAAATGAAAGTACCCGGGCTCGATGCTCAGTTAGCTGAGGATATCGTCCGCTATGTTCAAGAGCTTCGCCAGCACTCTTTCGATAAGAGACCCGGGCTTGCGGAAACTTTGGACTGGGCCAAAGCACTACAAGCTTTGTTCGTCACACAGTTAGACGCTCAGTTGATTGAGGAGACTATCGGATGTTTGTTGAAAGACCGAGACGATGTCATGCTGTTGCGATCGGGCAATTCTTTGACTCTCATGGAACGCATTCTCGGGGAGATAAAAGGATCATGA
- a CDS encoding (2Fe-2S)-binding protein translates to MVSERFPVTLTINGQKIVRDVEPRTLLVHFLRDDLNLTGTHVGCDTSQCGTCTILLNNQAVKSCTILTVQADGAEIVTVEGLEREHLHPVQQAFWEKHGLQCGFCTPGAMMLAAYLINQEGPLTEEAIRRQLDGLLCRCTGYENIVRAIKRAQEIIEEGDKERSQETAQSTWG, encoded by the coding sequence ATGGTATCGGAACGCTTTCCTGTGACTCTCACGATAAATGGCCAAAAGATTGTTCGAGATGTGGAACCTCGAACACTTTTGGTTCATTTTTTGCGAGATGACCTGAATTTGACCGGTACCCATGTGGGATGTGATACATCACAGTGTGGGACCTGCACAATTCTATTGAATAATCAAGCCGTGAAATCTTGTACCATTTTAACTGTCCAAGCCGATGGTGCAGAGATTGTCACTGTAGAAGGATTGGAACGAGAGCATTTACACCCCGTCCAACAAGCGTTTTGGGAAAAACATGGATTACAGTGTGGCTTTTGTACACCAGGAGCCATGATGCTGGCCGCTTATCTGATTAACCAGGAAGGACCGTTAACTGAAGAAGCCATCCGTCGTCAACTTGATGGGCTACTATGCCGCTGCACAGGATATGAAAATATCGTACGGGCCATCAAACGTGCCCAAGAAATTATAGAAGAGGGCGACAAAGAGCGATCCCAAGAAACGGCTCAAAGCACATGGGGCTGA